In Megalopta genalis isolate 19385.01 chromosome 7, iyMegGena1_principal, whole genome shotgun sequence, a single window of DNA contains:
- the nw gene encoding narrow isoform X1, which translates to MKIALLLLLAVAAFASAQRITTIQLDGVQYFVSRMNPYSPELNYFLAYQYCRSLGLQLASFETKEKADTMTQYLKNAGYVKYDFWTSGNKLGTDMFLWMSTGLPFNATFNYMLRRPGNRPVDVPPGTEPQRVARESGDSGSADGCVAMVAPTLAWEAQDCTLVKDFICEQTRCYYYNYGSIPVSATQGNRRPYITTTSAPASDDQVDDHEESSLGNENDGAQEENTDDENRTPEEGSSSVDEKSPEDPVVSRLITTAVSASDRPPSIPQSTSSPVVTEDNREQPTNGELENTRPDHLPDITSLFTDSPAPQARKENVFEGLQTREVHRSSLRSSTDMKVEHRESPDYLEPQSETESPNNGLEDAHTVGPYDSVQDYYVNDQPEPAAEPSMMKDQDDDSSTILPDAEPAYRYNIKVRTNGKVLDPPSK; encoded by the exons CTCAAAGGATCACGACGATCCAGCTGGACGGCGTGCAGTATTTCGTCTCGAGGATGAACCCGTACAGTCCCGAGCTGAACTACTTCCTCGCGTACCAGTACTGTCGCTCCCTGGGTCTGCAGCTGGCCTCCTTCGAGACGAAAGAAAAGGCCGACACGATGACGCAGTACTTGAAGAACGCCGGCTACGTGAAGTACGACTTCTGGACATCGGGCAACAAGCTGGGCACGGACATGTTCCTCTGGATGAGCACCGGCCTGCCGTTCAACGCCACGTTCAACTACATGCTCAGGCGACCTGGCAACAGACCCGTCGATGTTCCACCAGGCACCGAGCCTCAACGAGTAGCTCGCGAAAG CGGCGACAGCGGCAGCGCGGACGGCTGCGTCGCGATGGTGGCACCCACGTTAGCCTGGGAGGCGCAGGACTGCACCCTGGTTAAGGACTTCATCTGCGAGCAGACAAGATGCTACTACTACAACTACGGCAGCATTCCAGTCTCTGCGACTCAGGG AAATCGCAGACCCTACATAACAACCACCTCGGCGCCAGCCAGCGACGACCAGGTCGACGACCACGAGGAGAGTAGCTTGGGGAATGAGAACGACGGGGCGCAGGAGGAGAACACCGACGATGAGAACAGAACACCGGAAGAGGGGAGCAGCTCCGTCGACGAGAAATCACCTGAAGACCCGGTCGTCAGCAGGCTGATCACCACGGCCGTTTCCGCGTCCGACAGGCCGCCGTCTATCCCGCAGTCGACGTCCTCGCCGGTCGTCACCGAGGACAACCGGGAACAGCCGACGAACGGTGAACTGGAGAACACGAGGCCCGACCATTTGCCGGATATCACCAGCCTGTTCACCGACAGCCCCGCGCCTCAGGCGAGGAAGGAGAACGTGTTCGAGGGCCTGCAGACACGGGAAGTTCACCGTTCGTCGCTCAGATCCTCCACCGACATGAAGGTCGAGCACCGCGAGTCTCCGGACTACCTCGAGCCGCAGTCGGAGACCGAGTCGCCCAACAACGGGCTGGAGGACGCCCACACCGTCGGCCCGTACGACAGCGTGCAGGACTATTACGTCAACGACCAGCCGGAGCCGGCAGCCGAACCGTCGATGATGAAGGACCAGGACGACGACAGCAGCACGATCCTGCCGGACGCGGAACCGGCCTACAGGTACAACATTAAAGTGCGCACCAACGGCAAAGTATTAGATCCTCCGTCCAAGTAA
- the nw gene encoding narrow isoform X2, which yields MKIALLLLLAVAAFASAQRITTIQLDGVQYFVSRMNPYSPELNYFLAYQYCRSLGLQLASFETKEKADTMTQYLKNAGYVKYDFWTSGNKLGTDMFLWMSTGLPFNATFNYMLRRPGNRPVDVPPGTEPQRVARESGDSGSADGCVAMVAPTLAWEAQDCTLVKDFICEQTRCYYYNYGSIPVSATQGSMASTVTPEPPGAFSPATNFQKSQTLHNNHLGASQRRPGRRPRGE from the exons CTCAAAGGATCACGACGATCCAGCTGGACGGCGTGCAGTATTTCGTCTCGAGGATGAACCCGTACAGTCCCGAGCTGAACTACTTCCTCGCGTACCAGTACTGTCGCTCCCTGGGTCTGCAGCTGGCCTCCTTCGAGACGAAAGAAAAGGCCGACACGATGACGCAGTACTTGAAGAACGCCGGCTACGTGAAGTACGACTTCTGGACATCGGGCAACAAGCTGGGCACGGACATGTTCCTCTGGATGAGCACCGGCCTGCCGTTCAACGCCACGTTCAACTACATGCTCAGGCGACCTGGCAACAGACCCGTCGATGTTCCACCAGGCACCGAGCCTCAACGAGTAGCTCGCGAAAG CGGCGACAGCGGCAGCGCGGACGGCTGCGTCGCGATGGTGGCACCCACGTTAGCCTGGGAGGCGCAGGACTGCACCCTGGTTAAGGACTTCATCTGCGAGCAGACAAGATGCTACTACTACAACTACGGCAGCATTCCAGTCTCTGCGACTCAGGG ATCTATGGCTTCGACGGTGACCCCCGAGCCGCCAGGCGCCTTCAGTCCTGCCACCAATTTCCAGAAATCGCAGACCCTACATAACAACCACCTCGGCGCCAGCCAGCGACGACCAGGTCGACGACCACGAGGAGAGTAG
- the nw gene encoding narrow isoform X3, translated as MKIALLLLLAVAAFASAQRITTIQLDGVQYFVSRMNPYSPELNYFLAYQYCRSLGLQLASFETKEKADTMTQYLKNAGYVKYDFWTSGNKLGTDMFLWMSTGLPFNATFNYMLRRPGNRPVDVPPGTEPQRVARESGDSGSADGCVAMVAPTLAWEAQDCTLVKDFICEQTRCYYYNYGSIPVSATQG; from the exons CTCAAAGGATCACGACGATCCAGCTGGACGGCGTGCAGTATTTCGTCTCGAGGATGAACCCGTACAGTCCCGAGCTGAACTACTTCCTCGCGTACCAGTACTGTCGCTCCCTGGGTCTGCAGCTGGCCTCCTTCGAGACGAAAGAAAAGGCCGACACGATGACGCAGTACTTGAAGAACGCCGGCTACGTGAAGTACGACTTCTGGACATCGGGCAACAAGCTGGGCACGGACATGTTCCTCTGGATGAGCACCGGCCTGCCGTTCAACGCCACGTTCAACTACATGCTCAGGCGACCTGGCAACAGACCCGTCGATGTTCCACCAGGCACCGAGCCTCAACGAGTAGCTCGCGAAAG CGGCGACAGCGGCAGCGCGGACGGCTGCGTCGCGATGGTGGCACCCACGTTAGCCTGGGAGGCGCAGGACTGCACCCTGGTTAAGGACTTCATCTGCGAGCAGACAAGATGCTACTACTACAACTACGGCAGCATTCCAGTCTCTGCGACTCAGGGGTAA